From one Paenibacillus sp. FSL K6-1330 genomic stretch:
- a CDS encoding glycoside hydrolase family 172 protein — protein sequence MMNFNGLNMHLGNLSRLSNAQTRSISAENFTGEKGKGGMATDGTGAAASRDLGVGWKVSPSVEILPGETFTMGDIQGPGAIQHIWLTCHPTLWRNLIIRMYWDDEKDPSVEVPVGDLFCNGWGERSDVNSIPVAVNPAGGMNSYWQMPFRKQARLTMENRAPEKAVLYYQIDYTLTDIPEDEAYFHAQWRRTNPVPYKEVYTILDGVTGHGHYVGTYLAWQVNNNGWWGEGEIKFYMDGDQDYPTLCGTGTEDYFGGAWNWEQPMGTYRTYSTPYLGMHQVLKPDGLYRSQQRFGMYRWHVMDPIRFQSDLRVTIQDLGWRSGGRYLPQQSDIASTAFWYQAEPHAPFPELPDNDEREVI from the coding sequence ATGATGAACTTTAATGGGCTCAACATGCACCTCGGAAATTTATCCCGGCTGTCCAATGCGCAGACGAGATCCATCAGCGCGGAGAATTTTACCGGTGAAAAAGGAAAGGGCGGCATGGCCACCGATGGCACGGGTGCAGCGGCTTCCAGGGATTTAGGCGTGGGCTGGAAGGTCTCCCCTTCCGTGGAGATTTTACCGGGAGAAACCTTTACGATGGGTGACATTCAGGGCCCCGGGGCGATTCAGCATATCTGGCTTACCTGTCATCCAACACTGTGGCGCAATCTGATTATCCGAATGTATTGGGATGATGAGAAAGACCCTTCGGTTGAGGTACCCGTCGGCGATTTGTTCTGTAACGGATGGGGCGAGCGCAGCGACGTCAATTCGATTCCGGTTGCCGTGAATCCGGCCGGCGGCATGAACAGCTACTGGCAGATGCCCTTTCGCAAGCAAGCCCGATTGACGATGGAGAACCGTGCGCCGGAAAAGGCAGTCCTTTACTATCAAATTGACTATACGCTGACGGACATCCCGGAAGATGAGGCTTATTTTCATGCGCAGTGGCGGAGAACGAATCCCGTTCCTTATAAAGAGGTTTACACCATTCTGGATGGGGTGACTGGACACGGGCACTATGTAGGGACATACCTCGCCTGGCAGGTGAACAATAACGGCTGGTGGGGCGAAGGCGAGATCAAATTCTATATGGACGGGGATCAGGATTATCCGACCCTATGCGGTACGGGAACGGAAGATTATTTTGGCGGAGCCTGGAACTGGGAGCAGCCGATGGGTACCTATAGAACCTACTCGACGCCATATCTGGGGATGCACCAAGTGCTGAAGCCGGACGGATTGTATCGAAGTCAGCAGCGTTTTGGCATGTATCGATGGCATGTCATGGATCCGATCCGCTTTCAAAGCGATCTTCGCGTGACCATTCAGGATCTCGGCTGGAGGTCGGGAGGAAGGTATCTTCCGCAGCAGAGCGATATTGCATCGACGGCGTTCTGGTATCAGGCCGAGCCTCATGCGCCATTCCCAGAGCTTCCGGATAATGATGAGCGGGAGGTTATATAA
- a CDS encoding ribulokinase yields MKQLYTIGVDFGTESGRALLVDITTGQEVATHVTPYTHGVMDEVLVLSGLKLEQDWALQHPDDYIEVLRQSIPRVLSEANVSPDQVIGIGIDFTACTMMPLDAGGTPLCLLEEWRDNPHSWVKLWKHHAAQDEANLINEAAKRRGEKFLARYGGKLSSEWMLAKSLQILNESPELYEQAVLFMEAADWVVMQLTGQLARSSCTAGYKANWHKREGYPSKEFLQSLDPRFGSLVETKLRGPIKPLGSKAGGLTESMAALTGLLPGTAVAVAIIDAHAMVPAVSAVTPGKMVLAMGTSTCHLVLSDKEVTGEGICGVVEDGIIPGYYGYEAGQSAVGDIFAWYVDEAVPEYVRRKAAEERLGIHEWLEKEAAQYAPGQSGLLAIDWWNGSRSVLMDADLSGVILGLTLKTKPAEIYRSLLEATAFGTRAIIEAFTESGVEVDELYACGGLPQRNRLLMQIYADVTGKEIKVADTIQTAAFGAAMFGAVVAGKEQGGFASIVEAAEAMARVREDTFKPNEAHVRVYDQLYKEYKGLHDYLGRGENGVLKRLKALRSGKPGMNA; encoded by the coding sequence ATGAAACAGTTATACACCATTGGCGTGGATTTCGGTACGGAATCGGGCAGAGCTCTACTGGTTGATATCACGACAGGGCAAGAAGTTGCTACCCATGTTACGCCGTACACGCACGGAGTCATGGACGAGGTGCTGGTCCTCTCGGGTTTGAAGCTGGAGCAGGATTGGGCGCTGCAGCATCCGGACGACTACATAGAGGTGCTTCGGCAATCCATCCCGCGTGTGCTGTCGGAGGCAAACGTATCACCGGATCAAGTCATCGGAATCGGTATTGACTTCACGGCATGCACGATGATGCCACTGGATGCTGGCGGGACTCCGCTGTGCTTGCTGGAGGAATGGAGGGACAATCCGCACAGCTGGGTAAAGCTGTGGAAGCATCACGCGGCGCAGGATGAAGCGAACCTGATCAATGAAGCCGCTAAGCGGCGAGGGGAGAAATTCCTTGCACGCTATGGTGGAAAGCTGTCCTCGGAGTGGATGCTTGCGAAGTCTTTACAGATTCTGAATGAATCTCCTGAGCTGTATGAGCAAGCTGTACTATTTATGGAGGCTGCCGATTGGGTGGTCATGCAATTGACCGGTCAGCTCGCACGGAGCAGCTGCACCGCAGGCTACAAAGCCAATTGGCATAAAAGGGAGGGATATCCGTCCAAGGAGTTCCTGCAGTCGCTTGATCCGAGGTTCGGGTCCCTTGTGGAGACGAAGCTGAGAGGCCCGATCAAGCCACTGGGTTCAAAAGCGGGCGGATTAACCGAGTCGATGGCAGCCTTAACCGGGCTTCTGCCGGGCACTGCGGTAGCTGTAGCTATCATCGATGCCCATGCCATGGTGCCGGCTGTCAGTGCAGTAACCCCCGGTAAGATGGTGCTTGCCATGGGCACCTCTACTTGCCACTTGGTTTTAAGCGACAAGGAAGTGACGGGTGAAGGCATTTGCGGTGTCGTCGAGGACGGGATCATTCCCGGTTATTACGGGTATGAGGCCGGACAATCGGCCGTTGGCGATATATTCGCCTGGTATGTGGATGAGGCAGTGCCAGAATATGTCCGGCGCAAGGCTGCCGAAGAGCGCCTTGGCATTCATGAGTGGCTTGAGAAGGAAGCGGCGCAATATGCGCCTGGCCAAAGTGGACTGCTGGCTATCGACTGGTGGAATGGAAGCCGTTCCGTCCTGATGGACGCTGATCTTAGCGGTGTCATCCTTGGATTGACCCTGAAGACCAAGCCGGCGGAAATATACCGGTCGCTGCTGGAGGCCACTGCCTTTGGAACGCGGGCGATCATCGAGGCTTTTACCGAAAGCGGCGTAGAAGTCGATGAGCTTTATGCTTGCGGCGGATTGCCGCAGCGAAACCGGCTGCTGATGCAGATTTATGCTGACGTTACCGGCAAAGAAATCAAAGTAGCGGATACCATCCAGACGGCTGCTTTTGGCGCAGCCATGTTCGGCGCCGTGGTGGCAGGCAAAGAGCAAGGAGGCTTTGCGAGCATCGTAGAGGCGGCGGAAGCGATGGCCCGTGTTCGAGAAGACACTTTTAAGCCGAACGAAGCTCATGTTCGTGTGTATGACCAATTATACAAGGAATATAAAGGACTTCATGATTATTTGGGCAGAGGCGAAAATGGGGTGCTGAAACGCTTGAAGGCATTAAGGAGCGGTAAACCCGGAATGAATGCATGA
- a CDS encoding LacI family DNA-binding transcriptional regulator, with translation MAKATIKQVAAAAEVSTATVSRVLNDSDYVSDEIKERVMAAVNQLNYRPSAIARSLKQDRTYMIGVIVPDISNPYFMGISRGIEDIVGKEGFQLIFCSSDENPDKERRLLKLMQEKRVDAVVLATSGGNDPAIKQLADSKMPIVLVDRKLDSQETGMNLDLVAEDNTESASRLTRKLLEDGHTVIGVVNGPTRSSTGRERLDGVRKAMKEYGLNEEPKVYNGDFSTEDGIRAVRHFLGSEHRPTAIISLNNRMSLGVLLEIVRSGLKIPTDMAVASFGEVEAGPLLKESGLFYLEQHPYDMGIKAGEILLHRIRQEAPLSEPAFEIYRNEVKQLN, from the coding sequence TTGGCAAAAGCAACGATTAAACAAGTAGCAGCGGCAGCAGAAGTATCCACGGCAACCGTTTCAAGAGTGCTGAACGACAGCGATTATGTAAGCGATGAGATTAAAGAGCGAGTGATGGCGGCGGTGAACCAGTTGAATTACCGTCCAAGCGCCATCGCCCGCAGTCTGAAGCAGGACCGAACCTATATGATCGGCGTCATCGTTCCCGATATTTCCAACCCTTATTTTATGGGCATTTCCAGAGGCATTGAGGATATTGTAGGCAAAGAGGGCTTTCAACTTATTTTCTGCAGCTCGGATGAGAATCCCGACAAGGAAAGACGATTGCTTAAGCTTATGCAGGAAAAGCGCGTGGACGCTGTCGTACTGGCGACGTCAGGCGGTAATGATCCAGCGATCAAGCAGCTGGCGGATTCCAAAATGCCGATCGTTCTCGTAGACCGGAAGCTGGACTCTCAGGAAACGGGGATGAATCTCGATCTGGTAGCCGAGGACAATACCGAAAGCGCATCCCGCCTAACCCGGAAGCTGCTTGAGGATGGGCATACGGTTATTGGTGTGGTAAACGGTCCGACAAGATCCAGCACGGGCAGGGAACGTCTTGACGGTGTTCGGAAGGCGATGAAGGAATACGGGTTGAATGAGGAACCCAAGGTGTATAACGGTGACTTTTCTACAGAGGACGGAATCCGAGCAGTACGGCATTTTCTGGGGTCGGAGCATCGGCCAACCGCTATTATATCCCTGAATAACCGCATGAGTCTTGGCGTTCTGCTTGAGATTGTACGCAGCGGTCTCAAGATTCCGACCGACATGGCTGTAGCCTCTTTCGGTGAGGTAGAGGCCGGTCCATTACTTAAGGAATCGGGACTCTTTTACCTAGAACAGCATCCTTATGACATGGGAATCAAAGCCGGAGAGATTCTTCTACACCGAATTCGCCAAGAAGCTCCGCTGTCCGAACCGGCTTTTGAGATATACCGCAATGAAGTGAAACAATTAAATTGA
- a CDS encoding aminoglycoside phosphotransferase family protein, which produces MREINWLEKNETLESLLKHETSFHAVPLDSGMEAEVMMITTLTADYVLKVWNKDSKPNVQMQYHILNALCTHGSAVSKPLGWGTDRNGNPVLLTSYDGTPVQNVNQPKLMKLAKMLMDIHKLPLDSQRGSGLKRYDFISYFYPRIDEFPDIKQPLMELVQRANMKQDCVIHGDYHLGNILEMEDELTVIDWTNVQMGDPRYDIAWSIFLMWIYVSEKRASFYRAVFCTENRYEADELELFEAIACLRWVLLSKVARLPIRKDTIARVSSILKSNTYLKFKPLEV; this is translated from the coding sequence TTGCGAGAAATAAATTGGTTGGAGAAAAACGAGACGCTTGAGTCATTGCTCAAGCATGAAACTTCATTCCATGCCGTCCCATTAGATTCCGGGATGGAGGCAGAAGTGATGATGATCACCACATTAACGGCAGACTATGTACTAAAGGTTTGGAATAAAGATTCCAAGCCCAACGTTCAGATGCAATATCACATATTGAATGCATTGTGCACGCATGGAAGCGCGGTTTCGAAACCTTTAGGCTGGGGGACAGACCGGAATGGCAACCCAGTTTTGCTGACCAGTTACGATGGTACTCCCGTTCAAAATGTGAATCAGCCTAAACTAATGAAACTTGCTAAGATGCTAATGGATATACATAAGCTTCCCCTGGATAGCCAGAGAGGCTCTGGGTTGAAGAGATATGATTTCATCTCCTATTTTTATCCTCGAATTGATGAGTTTCCCGATATCAAACAGCCATTGATGGAGCTTGTTCAGCGTGCGAACATGAAACAAGATTGTGTCATCCATGGCGACTACCATCTGGGCAATATTCTTGAGATGGAAGACGAGTTGACCGTCATCGATTGGACTAATGTCCAAATGGGCGATCCCAGGTATGACATCGCTTGGTCGATATTCTTAATGTGGATATATGTGAGCGAAAAGCGAGCTTCTTTCTACCGTGCTGTATTTTGTACCGAGAACCGTTACGAAGCAGATGAGCTCGAGCTTTTTGAAGCTATAGCCTGTCTGCGCTGGGTTTTGCTTAGTAAAGTGGCCCGCCTACCCATTAGAAAGGATACGATCGCAAGGGTCAGTTCGATATTGAAGAGCAACACGTATTTAAAATTCAAGCCTCTTGAAGTCTGA
- a CDS encoding beta-L-arabinofuranosidase domain-containing protein: protein MLHETAFNSLPLGAIKPAGWLKSQLEIQASGFTGHLEEQWKDVGDENGWLGGQGESWERGPYYVDGLLPLAYLLEDESLIAKANRWIEWSLASQQENGMFGPVRITSVNQDIDKEQDWWHYMIMLKVMMQHEEATGDERIVPFLTKFFTYVHSVIEEQPLRGWAQTRGAEMLLCIVWLHKRTAQPFLLELADIVAGQTTDWSDIFHDFPFWRKVEEWDWTTHVVNVAMGIKTPGVLFELNGDSVERESVHRGIDSLMTYHGQAHGMFSGDEWLSGTHPSQGVELCAVVEYMFSMEQLTRIFGDGRFGDILEKVAFNALPAAISPDWTSHQYDQQVNQMICNVAPRAWSNSPDANVFGLEPNFGCCTANMHQGWPKLTSHLWMKDQEDGLVAVSYAPCTVRTTAGRQGVPAVVEVTGEYPFKDRIQIKLSLESAASFPLSLRIPAWCDDPLITLNGRELPFQVESGYTRIVQNWQNGDRLDIHLPMEVKTVSRSMYATSIERGPLVYVLPVKENWQMIRQRDMFHDWEIYPASPWKYGLVADTSFEVLEQDMVRQPFLAKDAPVRVKVKGQLIRDWKMEGNNAGNPPLHPNTDGQPITELELVPYGSARLRIGEFPLIGERRRVAKK from the coding sequence ATGCTGCATGAGACTGCGTTTAACAGCTTGCCATTAGGAGCAATTAAACCGGCTGGCTGGCTTAAGAGTCAGTTGGAGATTCAAGCAAGCGGGTTTACCGGACATTTGGAAGAACAGTGGAAAGACGTAGGGGATGAGAACGGGTGGCTTGGAGGCCAGGGAGAGAGCTGGGAACGGGGACCGTATTATGTCGACGGCTTGCTTCCGTTAGCTTATTTGCTCGAAGATGAGTCTTTGATTGCCAAAGCGAATCGGTGGATCGAGTGGTCGCTTGCGAGCCAGCAGGAGAATGGCATGTTCGGTCCGGTGCGCATTACCTCCGTGAACCAGGATATCGATAAGGAGCAGGACTGGTGGCATTACATGATCATGCTGAAAGTGATGATGCAGCATGAGGAAGCAACGGGCGATGAACGGATCGTCCCTTTTCTGACGAAGTTTTTTACTTATGTCCATTCGGTTATCGAGGAACAGCCGCTGCGGGGCTGGGCCCAAACAAGGGGAGCGGAGATGCTGCTGTGCATCGTGTGGCTGCATAAACGTACGGCGCAACCCTTTCTGTTAGAGCTTGCAGATATCGTTGCCGGACAAACAACGGACTGGAGCGACATCTTTCATGATTTTCCGTTCTGGCGCAAGGTCGAAGAGTGGGATTGGACAACCCATGTCGTGAATGTGGCGATGGGAATCAAAACGCCGGGCGTATTGTTTGAACTGAATGGCGATTCGGTGGAGCGGGAAAGTGTACATCGAGGCATCGATTCCCTGATGACGTATCACGGCCAAGCGCATGGCATGTTCTCCGGAGACGAATGGTTATCCGGCACCCATCCGAGTCAAGGCGTAGAATTATGTGCCGTCGTGGAGTATATGTTCTCGATGGAGCAGCTGACGCGTATTTTCGGGGACGGACGTTTCGGGGATATTTTGGAGAAGGTTGCATTTAATGCACTGCCTGCCGCCATCTCCCCGGATTGGACCTCGCATCAGTATGATCAGCAAGTCAACCAGATGATCTGCAATGTCGCTCCGCGAGCCTGGAGCAACAGTCCGGACGCCAACGTCTTCGGTCTGGAGCCGAACTTCGGATGCTGCACGGCCAATATGCATCAAGGCTGGCCCAAGCTGACATCGCATCTGTGGATGAAGGATCAGGAGGACGGGCTTGTTGCGGTTTCCTATGCCCCATGCACGGTGAGGACCACGGCCGGTCGTCAAGGAGTTCCGGCTGTCGTCGAGGTAACCGGAGAATATCCGTTCAAGGATCGGATTCAAATTAAATTGTCGTTGGAATCCGCGGCATCGTTTCCTCTTTCGCTGCGCATCCCGGCTTGGTGTGACGATCCACTCATAACTCTGAATGGGCGCGAATTGCCATTCCAGGTGGAGTCCGGTTATACAAGAATCGTGCAGAACTGGCAGAACGGCGACCGATTGGACATTCATTTGCCCATGGAAGTGAAGACCGTGTCGCGCAGCATGTACGCTACCAGCATTGAAAGAGGGCCGCTGGTGTATGTGCTACCCGTGAAGGAGAACTGGCAGATGATCCGGCAGCGCGACATGTTCCACGATTGGGAGATATACCCTGCATCCCCGTGGAAGTACGGTTTGGTCGCCGATACGTCATTCGAGGTACTTGAGCAGGATATGGTCCGCCAGCCGTTCCTGGCGAAGGATGCACCTGTCAGGGTGAAGGTTAAAGGTCAACTGATTCGGGATTGGAAAATGGAAGGCAATAATGCCGGAAACCCTCCGCTGCATCCGAACACGGACGGACAGCCCATTACGGAATTGGAGTTAGTTCCGTACGGAAGCGCCAGGCTTCGGATCGGTGAATTTCCTCTTATCGGGGAGCGGAGAAGAGTCGCTAAGAAATAA
- a CDS encoding AraC family transcriptional regulator — protein MIFQFTAPPLPHYMICGEDTYQVGDQHPDRYNIGVFDLILVTKGALFLEENGVAYRVKSGCHLILRPDAAHRTYLPCQEETHFYWLHFQTCGRWIETEELTLFALSQTDQPIVQIESFSFYIPKYGELPSIEQARLLIEQFQNLQPLSSSSARWKQEQLLHELLLLFQAEEDGIQHQNPQYAIAERTANYLRQHYKEPVSYQRLSDAMHFHQNYLSICMKKTFGCTPLEYLTRHRIEQAKRLLIHTNDPIGRIAEESGFGSFPYFIRCFIRYTGFKPKSFRQKYRS, from the coding sequence ATGATCTTCCAGTTCACAGCGCCGCCGCTACCGCACTATATGATTTGTGGAGAAGATACCTATCAGGTAGGAGACCAACATCCGGATCGCTATAACATTGGGGTCTTTGATCTGATTCTGGTGACAAAAGGGGCGTTATTTCTGGAGGAGAACGGAGTTGCTTACAGGGTAAAGAGCGGCTGTCACTTGATTTTAAGACCCGATGCCGCGCACCGTACGTATCTGCCCTGTCAGGAGGAGACCCACTTTTATTGGCTGCATTTTCAGACGTGCGGTCGTTGGATTGAAACGGAGGAACTGACCCTTTTTGCCTTATCGCAAACCGATCAGCCTATTGTACAGATCGAGAGTTTCTCTTTTTATATACCCAAGTACGGAGAGCTACCTTCGATAGAGCAAGCGAGACTCCTGATAGAGCAATTTCAGAACCTTCAGCCATTGTCTTCTTCGTCGGCACGCTGGAAGCAGGAGCAGCTGCTGCATGAGCTGCTCCTGCTGTTTCAAGCCGAAGAGGATGGAATCCAGCATCAGAATCCTCAATATGCCATAGCCGAACGAACCGCCAACTATTTGAGACAACATTACAAAGAACCGGTTAGCTATCAGAGATTATCCGATGCCATGCACTTCCACCAGAACTATCTGTCGATCTGCATGAAAAAAACGTTCGGCTGCACGCCCCTGGAATATCTGACACGGCATCGGATCGAACAAGCCAAGCGATTATTGATCCACACCAACGATCCGATCGGACGCATTGCGGAAGAATCCGGATTCGGCTCTTTTCCGTATTTCATTCGCTGCTTTATTCGTTATACAGGCTTCAAACCCAAATCCTTTAGGCAGAAATACCGTTCCTAA
- a CDS encoding SDR family oxidoreductase, with the protein MNLDLKGKVALVTGSTSGIGKAIAMSLAAEGASVIINGRHEDKVKQTIHDIHAVHPDAELRIAVADLGTEEGCHQVREAAPVVDILINNLGIFEPAEFFDIPDAEWFRFFETNIMSGVRLTRHYLKNMINRNEGRIIFIASEAAVMPSQEMAHYSATKTMQLSLSRSLAELTTGTRVTVNTVMPGSTLTEGVETMLNTLYPDEDLSIEEAEQRFMKENRPTSIIQRLIRPEEVADFVTYLSSPKSSAINGSALRIDGGLVRSVF; encoded by the coding sequence ATGAATTTGGATCTGAAGGGAAAAGTCGCATTGGTAACGGGTTCGACATCCGGCATTGGCAAAGCGATTGCCATGTCGCTTGCAGCCGAGGGAGCATCCGTCATAATAAATGGAAGACATGAGGACAAAGTAAAGCAGACGATCCATGACATTCACGCTGTGCATCCGGACGCCGAGCTGCGTATTGCTGTGGCGGATCTCGGAACGGAGGAGGGCTGTCATCAGGTCAGGGAAGCTGCTCCGGTCGTCGATATTCTGATCAACAATTTAGGGATCTTTGAGCCTGCTGAATTTTTCGATATCCCTGATGCGGAGTGGTTTAGGTTCTTCGAGACCAATATTATGAGCGGTGTTCGGTTAACCCGGCACTATTTGAAGAACATGATCAATCGCAATGAAGGTCGAATTATTTTTATCGCGAGTGAAGCAGCCGTCATGCCGTCTCAGGAGATGGCGCATTACAGCGCAACCAAGACGATGCAGCTGTCCCTTTCCCGGAGCTTGGCCGAGCTGACGACAGGAACCCGCGTCACGGTGAATACCGTCATGCCTGGATCCACTCTTACGGAAGGCGTTGAAACGATGCTGAATACGCTATATCCGGATGAGGATCTATCGATCGAAGAAGCCGAGCAGCGGTTTATGAAGGAGAATCGGCCGACTTCCATTATTCAGCGATTGATTCGACCGGAGGAGGTTGCGGATTTTGTTACGTATCTCAGCAGTCCCAAATCCTCGGCGATTAACGGTTCAGCGCTTCGAATCGACGGGGGCTTGGTACGAAGCGTATTCTAA
- a CDS encoding aldo/keto reductase, whose amino-acid sequence MTAQHLQDTTTLYNGVNMPWFGLGVFKVEEGPELVNAVRTAIQYGYRSVDTAAIYGNEEGVGQGIREGLEAAGIKREDLFVTSKVWNADLGYESTMKAYEESLRKLGLEYLDLYLIHWPVEGKYIDAWKALETLYKEGRVRAIGMSNFQIHHLEKLMKETEIKPMLNQVEYHPRLTQKELQAFCRTNGIQLEAWSPLMQGKLLDQEDLQQIAEKHHKSIAQIILRWDLQNGVVTIPKSTKEHRIAENAAIFDFELSDEEMQRIDSLNQNHRVGPDPDHFDF is encoded by the coding sequence ATGACAGCACAACACTTACAAGATACAACCACTTTATATAATGGCGTCAACATGCCTTGGTTTGGATTAGGCGTATTTAAGGTAGAAGAAGGACCGGAGCTGGTGAATGCCGTCCGTACGGCCATCCAGTATGGGTATCGCAGCGTGGACACGGCCGCCATATACGGCAATGAAGAGGGCGTCGGACAAGGCATTCGCGAGGGGTTGGAAGCTGCCGGTATCAAGCGGGAAGATCTGTTTGTCACATCCAAAGTGTGGAATGCCGATCTAGGTTATGAATCGACTATGAAGGCTTACGAGGAGAGCCTTCGGAAGCTGGGTCTGGAATATTTGGATCTGTACCTTATACACTGGCCGGTTGAAGGGAAATATATAGATGCGTGGAAGGCGTTAGAAACGTTGTACAAGGAAGGACGCGTGAGAGCCATTGGCATGAGTAATTTCCAAATCCATCATCTGGAGAAGTTAATGAAGGAAACGGAAATTAAACCGATGTTGAACCAGGTCGAATATCATCCAAGACTAACGCAAAAAGAACTGCAGGCGTTCTGCCGTACGAATGGAATTCAGCTCGAAGCATGGTCTCCATTAATGCAAGGAAAGCTGCTGGATCAAGAGGATCTTCAGCAAATTGCAGAAAAGCATCATAAATCCATCGCTCAGATCATTCTTCGTTGGGATTTACAAAACGGCGTTGTCACGATTCCGAAATCGACCAAAGAACATCGGATTGCGGAGAATGCGGCAATCTTTGATTTTGAATTGTCCGATGAAGAGATGCAGCGCATCGACAGCTTGAATCAAAATCACAGAGTGGGACCGGACCCGGACCATTTTGATTTCTGA
- a CDS encoding MFS transporter yields MMIDKRRSLLALLALAISAFAIGTTEFISVGLLPLIAEDMNISVTTAGLTVSMYALGVTFGAPILTSLTSRMSRKTLLLWIMIIFIIGNSLAAGAASIGILLAARVLSAFSHGVFMSIGSIIAANVVPENRRASAISIMFTGLTVATVTGVPLGTFIGQQWGWRLAFVAIVVVGIVALIANSILVPSDLPRGERTSFRDQAKLLTNGRLLLMLLITALGYGGTFVVFTYLSPLLQDITGFKENTVAIILLVYGIAIAVGNVIGGKAANRNPLRALFYMFIAQALVLFTLTFTAPYQVAGLITIILMGFLAFMNVPGLQVYVVMLAERFAPGAVNMASALNIAAFNAGIAIGAFLGGLITNSMGLIHTAWIGALMVLGAVVLTGWSLKLERKNSEKPEKQAA; encoded by the coding sequence ATGATGATAGATAAAAGAAGAAGTTTGCTGGCGCTGCTGGCGCTTGCAATCAGTGCCTTCGCCATCGGAACAACGGAATTTATCAGCGTAGGGCTGCTGCCGTTGATTGCGGAGGATATGAATATATCGGTGACGACAGCCGGATTAACCGTTTCGATGTATGCGCTTGGCGTTACCTTCGGTGCGCCGATCCTTACGTCGCTGACATCAAGGATGTCCAGGAAGACTTTGCTGCTCTGGATCATGATCATTTTTATTATTGGTAACAGCTTGGCAGCGGGCGCAGCTTCCATTGGTATCCTGCTTGCAGCACGCGTGCTTTCGGCCTTTTCGCATGGCGTATTTATGTCGATCGGCTCGATCATTGCCGCAAACGTGGTGCCTGAGAACCGCAGGGCGTCCGCAATCTCCATTATGTTTACGGGGCTGACGGTAGCTACGGTTACCGGCGTTCCGCTTGGAACGTTTATAGGTCAACAATGGGGATGGAGACTTGCTTTTGTCGCCATTGTTGTGGTCGGTATTGTTGCGCTGATCGCGAACAGTATCCTGGTCCCTTCGGACTTGCCTAGGGGAGAACGAACTTCATTCCGTGACCAGGCTAAATTGCTGACGAATGGAAGACTGCTGCTTATGCTCCTGATTACGGCTCTCGGTTATGGCGGGACCTTCGTGGTCTTCACTTATTTATCCCCATTGCTGCAGGATATAACAGGCTTCAAGGAAAATACGGTGGCCATTATCCTGCTTGTATATGGGATCGCCATTGCGGTCGGTAATGTGATCGGCGGGAAGGCAGCCAATCGCAACCCCCTTCGAGCACTATTCTATATGTTCATCGCGCAAGCGCTGGTGCTGTTCACGCTTACGTTTACCGCACCGTATCAAGTGGCGGGATTGATCACGATTATTCTCATGGGATTTCTGGCTTTCATGAATGTGCCGGGACTACAGGTTTATGTCGTAATGCTGGCTGAGCGGTTTGCACCCGGGGCAGTGAATATGGCTTCCGCGCTGAACATTGCCGCATTTAATGCCGGCATCGCCATCGGCGCTTTTCTGGGCGGCTTGATCACGAACTCCATGGGCCTGATTCATACGGCATGGATCGGGGCACTGATGGTGCTCGGCGCGGTCGTTCTCACCGGATGGAGCTTGAAGCTGGAACGGAAGAACTCGGAGAAGCCGGAAAAGCAAGCGGCCTGA
- a CDS encoding helix-turn-helix domain-containing protein, translated as MQTKKYNIAVEATLEVIGGKWKCVILCHLTHGRKRTNELKRLMPNITQKMLTQQLRELEDDGVINRIIHNQVPPKVEYELSDYGMSLSGILDMLCAWGEKHITKVYGDKFSVLEDSILNDKLKVSDEPTTTDTR; from the coding sequence ATGCAAACGAAGAAATACAACATCGCCGTCGAAGCGACATTGGAAGTGATCGGGGGCAAATGGAAATGCGTGATCCTCTGCCATCTGACCCATGGACGTAAACGAACCAACGAGCTGAAGCGTCTCATGCCGAACATTACGCAAAAAATGCTGACGCAGCAGCTGCGGGAGCTCGAGGACGATGGCGTGATCAATCGGATTATTCATAATCAAGTGCCGCCTAAAGTGGAGTATGAGTTGAGCGATTACGGCATGAGTTTGAGTGGAATTCTCGATATGCTCTGTGCATGGGGCGAAAAACATATCACGAAAGTATACGGAGACAAATTCAGCGTGCTTGAGGACAGTATCCTGAATGATAAACTGAAAGTCTCGGACGAGCCCACAACCACAGATACACGCTAG